The Peribacillus sp. FSL P2-0133 genome has a segment encoding these proteins:
- a CDS encoding DUF2935 domain-containing protein — protein sequence MSEDTQESIRNKSGMFVARSLDEIRFWSRIMKEHSLFLRLGFRCEDTQLIEEANQFYHLFERIEQQSHTFTNQADPEQIRRFNSEVQQAATGIFLFKRKVLGLILTCKLPGANNFPLLVDHTSREANYFRKRLKELNEGKLKPLADAIIKENVFFLRIMADHAKFIGHLLDPSERKLVDMARNFSNDFDQLVFQAVDLESMKPQSQTAPLLDQFLDQNRVSVVSLRDFKKTARDLIEECKIKSIIHPLLADHVFREAERFLEIIDMFETHLTGETYN from the coding sequence ATGAGTGAGGACACACAGGAATCTATTAGAAATAAATCAGGAATGTTTGTTGCACGCTCTTTAGATGAGATTCGTTTTTGGTCAAGAATAATGAAGGAACACTCGTTATTTCTAAGACTAGGTTTTAGATGTGAAGATACGCAGCTAATTGAGGAGGCTAATCAGTTTTATCATTTATTTGAACGGATAGAACAGCAATCCCATACATTTACAAATCAAGCTGATCCTGAACAGATCAGGAGATTTAACTCGGAAGTGCAACAAGCTGCTACAGGAATTTTTTTATTCAAAAGGAAGGTATTGGGGTTGATACTCACCTGTAAATTGCCTGGTGCAAACAATTTCCCACTTTTAGTCGACCATACAAGCAGGGAAGCCAATTATTTCAGAAAACGATTAAAAGAATTAAATGAGGGTAAATTGAAACCACTGGCAGATGCCATCATCAAAGAAAATGTATTCTTTTTAAGGATCATGGCGGATCATGCAAAATTCATCGGACATCTCCTTGACCCATCGGAAAGAAAGCTGGTGGATATGGCGCGTAATTTTAGCAATGATTTTGATCAATTAGTCTTTCAAGCTGTGGACTTAGAGTCCATGAAACCGCAATCTCAAACCGCTCCTCTTTTGGATCAATTTCTAGATCAGAACCGAGTTTCCGTCGTATCACTTCGAGACTTTAAGAAAACCGCCAGAGATTTAATCGAAGAATGCAAAATCAAGAGCATTATCCATCCTCTATTGGCAGATCACGTTTTCCGTGAAGCTGAACGTTTCCTTGAAATCATCGATATGTTTGAGACCCACCTTACAG
- the abc-f gene encoding ABC-F type ribosomal protection protein — translation MKELLKLTNISYEVMDVNIFENVNASVQQGEIIGIIGKNGAGKSTLLQLINNDLEPVRGQIQWLQQDLKVFMVEQEVVSHPSEDKTPSEVKLLDKMNVPGHEFQQLSGGEKLKARLAKGLSKDADLLLLDEPTNHLDEDSLEFLKGQIKNYRGTIIFVSHDRYFLDAVATKIWSIEDKKLIEHRGNYSSYMEVRKQKRLTQQREYEKQQKMVERIEGQMNEITSWSKKAHSQSTKKEGVKEYYRVKAKRMDAQVKSKQKRLEKELEKAKAEPVESEYTVRFSIKAKNKTGKRFLEVKNLTKSFNERTLFKNVNFTIQHGEKVSIIGPNGSGKTTLLKIILGRENFAGNVWISPSAKIGYLTQEVFDLPLELTPSQLFHKETFESRGNVQTLMKHLGFTTSQWTEPIKNMSMGERVKCKLMEYILEEKDVLILDEPTNHLDLASREQLEDTLAQYTGTLIVVSHDRYFLEKTTSSKLIISKNHIQKQLYESSSKRDNLEELRLTLETERQEVLGKLSFMTPNDKAYTELDQKFNELTKKINELSDK, via the coding sequence ATGAAAGAATTATTAAAATTAACCAATATTAGCTATGAAGTAATGGACGTAAACATTTTTGAAAATGTAAATGCAAGTGTTCAACAAGGGGAAATCATCGGTATCATTGGCAAAAATGGTGCCGGTAAATCTACGTTGTTGCAATTAATTAACAATGATTTAGAGCCTGTACGCGGACAAATCCAATGGCTGCAGCAAGACTTGAAAGTTTTTATGGTTGAACAAGAAGTCGTGTCGCATCCATCTGAAGATAAGACCCCTTCCGAAGTTAAATTACTTGATAAAATGAATGTACCAGGCCATGAATTCCAACAATTAAGCGGGGGAGAAAAACTGAAAGCCCGACTTGCAAAAGGACTTTCTAAAGATGCAGACCTTTTACTATTAGATGAACCGACGAACCATCTTGATGAGGACAGTTTAGAATTCCTTAAGGGACAAATAAAAAATTATAGAGGTACCATCATTTTTGTTTCGCACGATCGTTATTTTTTGGATGCTGTTGCAACGAAAATTTGGTCGATTGAAGATAAAAAGCTAATTGAACACAGAGGGAATTATTCTAGTTATATGGAGGTTCGCAAACAGAAAAGACTTACACAACAACGTGAATATGAAAAACAGCAAAAAATGGTTGAACGGATTGAGGGACAAATGAATGAAATCACTTCTTGGTCGAAAAAAGCCCATTCCCAATCGACGAAAAAAGAAGGAGTTAAGGAATACTATCGCGTAAAAGCAAAACGAATGGATGCACAGGTAAAATCTAAACAAAAGCGTCTTGAAAAAGAGCTTGAAAAAGCAAAAGCTGAACCTGTTGAATCCGAATATACTGTACGCTTTTCAATTAAAGCAAAAAACAAGACGGGAAAACGTTTTTTGGAAGTTAAGAATTTAACTAAGTCTTTTAACGAGCGAACACTATTTAAAAACGTCAATTTCACGATACAGCATGGTGAGAAGGTTTCCATAATAGGTCCCAATGGCAGCGGAAAGACGACATTATTAAAAATAATTCTTGGACGTGAAAATTTTGCGGGCAATGTTTGGATTTCACCATCTGCAAAAATTGGCTATTTGACGCAAGAGGTGTTTGATTTACCACTTGAACTAACACCCTCCCAGCTATTTCATAAAGAAACTTTCGAGTCGAGAGGGAACGTTCAAACTTTAATGAAGCATTTAGGCTTCACGACATCTCAATGGACAGAACCCATTAAGAACATGAGTATGGGTGAGCGAGTGAAATGTAAGTTAATGGAATATATCCTAGAAGAAAAAGATGTGCTTATTTTGGATGAGCCGACAAATCACCTGGACTTAGCTTCACGGGAACAACTTGAAGATACCTTGGCACAGTATACTGGAACGCTAATCGTAGTTTCGCATGATCGATATTTTCTTGAAAAAACGACAAGCAGCAAACTTATCATTTCAAAAAATCACATACAAAAGCAATTGTATGAATCATCCTCAAAAAGAGATAATCTGGAAGAACTACGATTAACACTTGAAACAGAAAGACAAGAAGTATTGGGAAAGCTTAGCTTTATGACTCCAAACGATAAAGCGTACACAGAACTCGACCAGAAGTTTAATGAGCTTACGAAAAAAATAAATGAACTTAGTGACAAATGA
- a CDS encoding GH25 family lysozyme yields the protein MEYIKGIDVSHWQGAIHWGEVAKADVKFVFIKATEGTSYSKLSYFKENAPQALAAGLKVGAYHYAKFATVAEAEAEAAYFLDSISSFALNYPVVLDLEENKKKAKKKTLTDAAIAFLEAIEEAGYTAMLYTGKYFLENSLDESRLTNYALWIARYNSTLGRSADIWQHSDSGKIRGISTKVDLNIAYRDFTNTINTFRTHNTGALKTETTTIYTVTKGDTLSFIAKNHNTTIKSLVSLNGIKDPDKIYIGQRLRLK from the coding sequence ATGGAATATATAAAGGGAATCGATGTTTCACATTGGCAAGGTGCCATTCATTGGGGGGAAGTTGCAAAGGCAGACGTGAAGTTCGTGTTCATTAAAGCAACAGAGGGAACGAGTTATTCTAAGTTATCTTATTTCAAAGAAAATGCACCACAAGCATTGGCAGCGGGATTGAAAGTCGGGGCCTATCACTATGCAAAGTTTGCAACTGTTGCAGAAGCAGAGGCTGAGGCAGCTTATTTTTTAGATTCAATCAGCTCTTTTGCTTTAAATTACCCTGTTGTTCTTGATCTTGAGGAAAATAAAAAAAAGGCAAAGAAAAAAACGCTGACCGATGCAGCAATAGCTTTTTTAGAAGCTATTGAAGAAGCTGGATACACGGCTATGCTGTATACTGGTAAATATTTTCTCGAAAATAGTTTAGATGAATCAAGGTTGACGAATTACGCTTTGTGGATTGCCAGATACAACAGCACGTTGGGACGTAGCGCAGATATTTGGCAGCATTCTGATTCGGGTAAAATAAGGGGCATCAGTACAAAGGTGGATTTGAATATAGCCTATAGGGATTTTACAAATACAATAAATACTTTTAGGACGCACAACACCGGTGCATTGAAAACCGAAACAACCACAATTTATACAGTAACAAAAGGCGACACACTTAGCTTCATTGCAAAAAACCATAATACAACGATAAAATCCCTTGTTAGTCTTAACGGAATTAAAGATCCCGACAAAATTTATATCGGTCAAAGATTAAGGCTGAAATAA
- a CDS encoding H-type small acid-soluble spore protein yields MDVKRVKQILSSSSDIEVRYNGTSVWIDNLNEDGRTATVHLRGPLEERSEVAIDELKEI; encoded by the coding sequence GTGGATGTTAAGCGTGTAAAACAGATACTTTCTTCTTCATCCGACATTGAGGTGAGATATAATGGAACCTCAGTATGGATTGATAATTTAAATGAAGATGGAAGAACGGCTACAGTACATTTAAGAGGACCATTAGAGGAAAGATCAGAAGTAGCAATTGACGAACTTAAAGAAATATAA
- a CDS encoding TerC family protein, producing MELSLLLEYGWVLIILIFLEGLLSADNALVLAIMSKHLPKEQQKKAINIGLLLAFIFRIGAIFIISYLFHVWQVQAIGAAYLIFISLKHLLKKDHGENEGKGKSYRMTVAQIALADIAFAIDSILAAVALVIALPDTPMGDIGGMDGAKFIVILLGAIAGLIVIRFAAGYFVKILTERPSLETAAMLIVGWVGVKLLMHTLAHPAVHIIPHDFVEGPIWNIIFWSVMLLIAIGGWFLSGKTVKNDKQND from the coding sequence ATGGAATTATCGTTATTATTGGAATATGGCTGGGTGTTAATTATTCTAATTTTTTTAGAAGGCTTATTATCTGCCGATAATGCATTGGTTTTAGCCATTATGTCAAAGCATTTACCAAAAGAACAGCAAAAAAAAGCGATTAATATTGGGTTGCTTTTAGCTTTTATATTTAGGATTGGTGCAATCTTTATTATTTCGTACCTTTTCCATGTTTGGCAAGTTCAAGCAATTGGGGCTGCATATTTGATTTTCATCTCATTAAAGCATTTACTAAAAAAGGACCACGGGGAGAATGAGGGAAAAGGGAAAAGCTACCGTATGACCGTTGCGCAAATTGCATTGGCTGATATTGCTTTTGCTATCGATTCCATTTTGGCTGCAGTCGCTCTTGTCATTGCCTTGCCAGATACACCAATGGGTGATATAGGCGGAATGGATGGGGCGAAATTCATTGTTATTTTATTAGGAGCGATTGCAGGTTTAATTGTCATCCGCTTTGCAGCAGGATACTTTGTTAAGATACTGACGGAGCGACCTAGCCTCGAAACCGCAGCCATGTTAATCGTTGGTTGGGTAGGGGTTAAGTTATTAATGCATACCCTTGCGCATCCAGCCGTGCACATTATCCCACACGATTTTGTTGAAGGACCGATCTGGAATATTATCTTTTGGTCAGTCATGCTTCTTATTGCTATAGGCGGATGGTTTTTATCTGGAAAAACAGTGAAAAATGATAAGCAAAATGACTAA
- a CDS encoding sigma 54-interacting transcriptional regulator: MQNLMSNEGKIEMSTEILKKILDHSPNEIYVLNKDARIIYANKAYERHYGKQLSEIVGKHNNEIFSKGYWKPSILPFVLKEKKSVTIKQVSYIGKEMITTAIPLLNDEQEIELIITTAQEPNYKGLYIPDEQEPEKLSEKNSYKESVITNNEQMNNVMEVCDKISMVDATILIQGESGTGKGVLAKYIHNRGLRKNSPFLSINCATIPEQLIESELFGYTDGSFTGANKGGKKGLLEMANGGTVFLDEIGEIPINIQAKLLQVIQDLEFLPVGGRELKKVDIRIISATNRDLFEMVQKKRFREDLYYRLNVVNLQIPPIRERKEDIIPLSYYFLSVFNKKYQVNRIISKEVLDIFYDYPWSGNIRQLENLIESLVVTSEAIIQVSDLPIMLQQKNAQETSSQETPHSQNSTVQNKSSQMLQDYSLNKALEELERNLIVTSYTKFRNTRKVAHQLSISQSKASRLVRKYCKDLDLYN; encoded by the coding sequence ATGCAAAACTTAATGAGTAATGAAGGAAAAATTGAAATGAGTACTGAGATTTTGAAAAAAATTTTAGATCATTCACCTAATGAGATATATGTTCTTAACAAAGATGCCCGCATTATTTATGCAAATAAAGCGTATGAAAGACATTATGGAAAGCAGTTAAGCGAAATAGTCGGAAAACATAATAATGAAATTTTCTCCAAAGGATATTGGAAACCTAGTATTTTACCCTTTGTTTTGAAAGAAAAGAAATCGGTTACAATCAAGCAAGTTTCATATATTGGAAAGGAAATGATTACAACAGCTATTCCTTTACTCAACGATGAACAGGAAATTGAACTTATTATTACAACAGCACAAGAACCAAACTATAAAGGGTTATACATTCCGGACGAACAAGAACCAGAAAAACTAAGTGAAAAGAATTCTTATAAAGAAAGCGTAATTACGAACAACGAACAGATGAACAATGTAATGGAGGTCTGCGATAAGATTTCTATGGTTGATGCGACCATTTTGATTCAAGGGGAGTCTGGTACAGGGAAAGGAGTGTTGGCTAAATACATTCATAATAGAGGACTTCGAAAGAACTCGCCTTTTTTATCCATTAACTGTGCTACCATACCGGAACAATTAATAGAATCAGAACTTTTCGGATACACCGATGGTTCTTTTACCGGGGCAAACAAAGGCGGAAAAAAAGGTCTACTTGAAATGGCAAACGGCGGTACCGTATTTTTGGATGAAATCGGGGAAATCCCGATTAATATTCAGGCTAAGCTTTTACAGGTTATTCAAGACCTTGAATTTCTTCCTGTCGGGGGCAGAGAACTAAAGAAAGTGGACATTCGTATTATTTCCGCTACCAATCGAGACTTATTTGAGATGGTGCAGAAAAAAAGATTTAGAGAAGATTTATATTATCGACTTAATGTAGTTAATTTACAAATACCGCCAATAAGGGAAAGAAAAGAAGATATCATTCCGCTATCTTACTATTTTCTTTCAGTATTCAATAAAAAGTATCAAGTTAATCGGATAATATCGAAGGAAGTCCTCGATATTTTTTATGACTATCCTTGGTCCGGAAATATAAGACAATTAGAGAATTTAATAGAAAGCTTAGTTGTAACGAGTGAAGCTATCATTCAAGTATCCGATTTACCGATAATGCTACAACAAAAAAATGCTCAAGAAACATCAAGTCAAGAAACACCACATAGTCAAAACAGCACCGTCCAGAACAAATCAAGTCAAATGCTACAAGATTATTCATTAAATAAAGCGTTAGAAGAACTTGAAAGAAACCTGATTGTTACCTCATATACAAAATTCAGGAATACAAGGAAGGTCGCTCATCAATTATCCATTAGCCAATCAAAAGCATCACGGTTAGTGCGGAAATACTGTAAAGATTTAGACCTTTATAATTGA
- a CDS encoding SRPBCC family protein, producing MSTKEEMKRLDYTLPYNKYVDPEVMKEERENIFYKNWIMVGHTSQVEKVGDFFTFDLVGEPIIVTRGKDGELHAFYNICPHRGAIVERTEQGNKKILQCIYHGWTFHLDGKVNRTPNFKTNDIEKPSCMTPIRIEVHQSMIFVNLNQDAPAFETDYQSFLNNINEYTFLSSLKKVRENRRIVQANWKSIIDNYLECDHCQIAHPSFSKAFDLTKYSITPCDNFSYQCTTASDEEEGPGARFYWVWPNTMISIYPGTGNMTTSHIIPVDEKSSLAIYRYYFADENLTEDEEDLIKFVDQVREEDFELVELLQSGLHSRACGRGVYSPTEHGLKHFHQLVTKAMQS from the coding sequence ATGTCGACAAAAGAAGAAATGAAAAGGCTGGACTATACACTACCTTATAATAAGTATGTGGATCCTGAAGTCATGAAGGAGGAAAGGGAAAATATTTTCTATAAAAATTGGATTATGGTTGGGCATACAAGCCAGGTAGAGAAGGTTGGAGACTTCTTTACATTTGATTTGGTCGGGGAGCCGATTATTGTAACACGGGGCAAGGACGGAGAGTTGCATGCTTTTTATAATATTTGCCCTCACCGTGGTGCGATAGTCGAGCGTACAGAACAGGGCAATAAAAAAATTCTCCAGTGTATTTATCATGGATGGACATTCCATTTAGATGGTAAGGTGAACAGGACTCCAAATTTCAAAACAAATGATATAGAAAAACCTAGCTGCATGACTCCAATTCGTATAGAAGTACATCAGTCGATGATATTTGTAAATCTAAATCAGGATGCACCTGCTTTCGAAACAGATTATCAATCTTTTTTAAATAACATAAATGAATATACATTTCTTAGTTCCTTAAAAAAGGTCAGGGAAAACCGTCGAATTGTTCAAGCTAACTGGAAATCAATCATTGACAATTATTTGGAATGTGATCATTGTCAAATTGCACATCCTAGCTTCTCGAAGGCCTTCGATTTAACTAAATATAGTATTACTCCTTGTGATAATTTTTCCTATCAGTGTACAACAGCCAGTGATGAAGAAGAAGGTCCTGGTGCACGTTTTTACTGGGTTTGGCCGAATACCATGATAAGTATATACCCAGGTACTGGAAATATGACAACGAGCCATATTATCCCGGTTGATGAAAAAAGTTCATTGGCAATTTATCGTTATTATTTTGCTGATGAAAACTTGACTGAAGACGAGGAAGATTTAATTAAATTTGTAGATCAAGTGCGGGAAGAAGACTTCGAATTAGTTGAGTTATTACAAAGTGGATTACATTCTAGAGCTTGTGGAAGAGGAGTATATTCTCCGACCGAGCACGGTTTGAAACATTTTCATCAATTAGTCACAAAGGCGATGCAAAGCTAG
- a CDS encoding BCCT family transporter, translating into MKQSNVDKAIFWPALAILAALSIPVLLNPKKGTAILGDLHHLIAESLSSLYLWAVVAALGFLIWLAFSKYGKIKFGAPDTKPEFSTFSWLAMLFTAGIGASITYWSAIEWAYYYTAPPFGAEPKTAAAADWASTYGLFHWGFSAWVLYCLPALPIAYNLYVRKNPSVKLSSACEGVLKKGANSWLGKAIDVFFMVGLVGGIGAALGLGLPMISEGISELFNIPRSFMLDMTLIVALTLIFCVSTYFGLKKGLKRLANINTYLFLALSAFVLLAGPTLFIISRFTDSVGILLQNFFRMSFYTDSVANSGFPEAWTIFYWAWWFACAPYMGIFVAKISKGRTIRQVIFAECIGGTVGCWAAFSIMGNTGLYFELNKLVPVIDILEKKGGEAAIAAIYQGLPGGSVALLAIMIITLIFLSATLDSSSFTLASAASKKLSIDQEPAGWHKIFWALVIELVAFSMMFGGGLHALQSVVVITSVPLILIMAMASISLIKWIKEDQAGSSSIEKTINEEPTKLTS; encoded by the coding sequence ATGAAACAATCAAATGTTGATAAAGCAATCTTTTGGCCGGCTCTAGCTATTCTTGCTGCTTTATCAATTCCTGTACTATTAAATCCTAAAAAAGGGACTGCAATCCTCGGAGATCTACATCATTTAATTGCCGAGAGTTTGAGTTCATTATATTTATGGGCTGTGGTGGCGGCTTTAGGTTTCTTGATTTGGCTGGCATTTAGTAAATATGGAAAGATAAAATTTGGTGCGCCTGATACCAAGCCGGAATTTTCGACATTCAGTTGGTTAGCTATGTTATTTACGGCGGGAATTGGTGCAAGTATCACATACTGGAGCGCGATTGAATGGGCTTATTATTACACTGCTCCGCCTTTTGGGGCCGAACCAAAAACTGCGGCGGCGGCAGATTGGGCGTCTACGTATGGATTATTTCATTGGGGCTTTAGCGCATGGGTACTATATTGTCTACCTGCTTTGCCGATTGCCTATAACTTATATGTGAGGAAAAATCCGAGTGTGAAATTGAGTTCAGCGTGTGAAGGTGTTCTCAAAAAGGGAGCAAATAGCTGGTTAGGTAAAGCGATTGACGTTTTTTTCATGGTTGGACTGGTTGGAGGAATAGGGGCTGCTTTAGGCTTGGGACTTCCGATGATTTCTGAAGGTATATCTGAATTATTTAATATACCACGAAGCTTTATGTTAGATATGACGCTAATAGTAGCCTTGACATTAATATTCTGTGTTAGCACGTATTTTGGTCTGAAAAAGGGCCTGAAAAGATTAGCTAACATCAATACGTACCTTTTTTTGGCACTTTCTGCATTCGTTCTTTTAGCTGGTCCAACTTTGTTTATAATATCCAGATTTACGGATAGCGTTGGGATTTTGTTACAGAATTTCTTTCGTATGAGTTTCTACACCGACTCTGTTGCCAATTCTGGCTTTCCGGAAGCTTGGACGATATTTTACTGGGCCTGGTGGTTTGCTTGTGCTCCTTATATGGGCATATTTGTAGCAAAAATCTCGAAAGGAAGAACGATAAGACAAGTCATTTTTGCTGAATGTATTGGAGGAACAGTAGGGTGTTGGGCGGCGTTTTCCATTATGGGTAATACAGGTCTTTACTTTGAACTTAATAAACTTGTTCCTGTCATTGACATTTTAGAGAAAAAAGGTGGGGAAGCAGCCATTGCCGCCATTTACCAGGGGCTTCCCGGCGGCAGTGTAGCCTTGCTTGCGATTATGATTATCACCCTTATTTTTCTTTCTGCTACACTAGACTCTTCATCATTCACATTAGCAAGCGCAGCATCAAAAAAGTTGTCAATAGATCAAGAGCCAGCTGGATGGCACAAAATATTTTGGGCATTGGTCATAGAGCTTGTAGCGTTTTCCATGATGTTCGGTGGAGGACTTCATGCTCTT